The Rhodothermus marinus DSM 4252 DNA segment TGCCATCGTTGGCCCCCGTCGCGTCTTTTTTCACGTAGATGATCCGCTGCGCCTGAGCGCTCGTGCCCAAAAGCAATGCCACCATCAGCCCGGTGGCCAGACCTCGTAGCATGCGTACCATGACTGCCCTATCGATTGGTGAACCCATCAGGAAACAAAAGGACCACTCCGCAACCGATCAGCACCTGCTTCCGGGAAGTGCCGGTTTTCCAGACGGGCCCCGTTCCTCACAACCGCAGAGGCACACCCCGGGGTACTTTCGGAATATATCGGCGATCGTCCGGCAACGCAAGCATCGCCGCCTGCAACGGCATTGCTTCAGACCGTATGCCTACGGCACCCGCTTTTGCAAAAACAACGTGACGACGTCCCGACTGATCAGCAGCAATGCCTTCGCTTTATCCTTCAGGCGCCTTGAAGAAAGGTCCCGTTTCCATGCGGTCCAGTAGCCTCGCCGCTCGCAAAGCAACACCTCGAAGCCCGCACGTCCCACAAGCGCGTGTATATCGCGCAGGGAAAACGTATAGGGATGCCCTTTGTCAATTCGCAGAAGCTCAATCCAGAACCGCACGAATTTTCCCCAGCGGTGATAGATATTCTGTCTGAAATAGAAGCAACCTCCCGGAACCAGCACCCGATGGATTTCTGCGATAACCTGAACAGGATCCTGGCAATGATCCAGCACATTGTCCATGATCACCAGATCAAAGCTTTCATTTTCGAAGGGTAACGCTTCGCCCATACCCCTGTGATAAACAACCTGCGGATCCCGGTACTTTCTGAACTTCTCAACGGAACTGAAGAAATCTTCCAGCGGATCTATGGCGTGTCGATAGCCGGAAGGCAGGTGGGTGACGATGCCTGCAGCCCCACTACCTACCTCCAGGATACGCGTATCCTGGTGTATCGTAAAAAAAGGCGCGATTCTCCTGATCAGATCCTTGGCATAGGTCCTGTAATAACGCAGATCCGTCCTGTCAGCAACGTGCTGCCACCAGTCTCGTTCGTAACGCTGGGCAAGCTGCCAGCGCTGCCGGTCGTTTTTTCGCATAGTCCCTGGCGTTTCGTCCGTCTATGAAAGATACGGTCTTTCGAAGACGGCTTTCCACGCAACGGCAAAGGGATCGACATTTTCCGGCCATGCTCATCATCGCGGCCCGTGAACAGGACGGCGGGCGGGGCGTTGCCTCTGGCAAAACAGAACCCCGGGCATGATTCCCCGCGAGCTGTTTCAGAAGATCCGGCGGCTGGAGGTGCGCACGCGCGGGCTGGTCGACAGCCTCTTCGGCGGCGAATACCACACGGCCTTCAAAGGACAGGGGATCACCTTTGCCGAAGTGCGGCCCTACCAGATCGGCGACGACGTGCGCACGATCGACTGGAACGTCTCGGCCCGCATGGGCGCCCCCTACGTAAAGCTGTTCGAAGAAGAACGGGAGCAGACGCTGCTGCTCGTGGTCGATGTGTCGGGTTCGCAGGGCTTCGGCGTGCGCGGCCGCACGAAGCGCGAGCTGGCCGCCGAGATCTGCGCCGTGCTCGGCTTCAGCGCGCTGCGCAACCACGACCGCGTGGGATTGCTGCTGTTTTCGGACCGGATCGAAGCGTTCGTGCCACCGCGCAAGGGGCGTCGGCACGTGCTCCGGCTCGTGCGCGACCTCTACGCCTGCCGCCCCGGCTCGACGCGCACGGACCTGCGCGTGGCGCTCGACTACCTGATGCGCGTGCTGCACCGCCGCGCCATCATCCTGCTCCTGAGCGACTTTCTGGACATGCCGGACTTCGAGCGGCCGCTCCGGGCCCTGGCCCGGCGCCACGACGTGGTGGCACTCCAGCTTCAGGACTCCGTCGAGCAGACCTGGCCCGCCGTGGGGCTGGTCGAACTCGTCGATGCCGAGACCGGCCGACGCCGCTGGATCGACACGCGCAGCGCCCGCGTGCGCGCACACCTGGCCGAGCAGGCCCGCCGCCGACAGGCCGAACTGGAGGCCTGCTTCCGCCGCCTGCAGATCGACCACGTGTGCCTGCGCACCGACGCCGACTACGTGGAGCCGCTGCTGGCCTTTTTCCACCGCCGCAACCGCCGTCGCTGATGCGCCGCCTGCTGCTCGGACTGCTGCTTCTGCTGGGATCTGTCGCGGCCGCACGCGGCCAGACGCCGCCCGAAGCCTACGTGTCGGCCGACACGGTGGCCGTCGGCGAACGCTTCACGCTGACGCTGCACGTCGCACGTCCCGCCACCGCTCGACTGGAAGTGCCCACCGACAGCCTGCTGGGCGACCTGTACGTGATCGAAGGGCCGCTGCGCTACAGCCGCCCGCTTGGCGGCGGCCGCCTGCGCGACAGCATCGTCTACGTGGTCACCACGTTCGCGCTCGACTCGGCACGGGTGCCGCCGCTGCCGCTCGTGCTCCACACCGAGACCGAACGGTACCGGCTGACCACACCGCCGCTCCGGGTGGCCGTCCGGTCCATCGTCCCGCCGGACGCCGAAGACATTCGCGATCTGGCCCCGCTCGTGGAGTTTCCGGCCGCCCGGTGGCCCTTGCTGGCGGGTGCCGCCCTGCTGGCGCTGTTGCTCGGGCTGGCCGCCTATCTCTGGCTGCAGCGACGACGTCCGGTCGTTCCGCCCCCACCGCCCCCGGCGCCCCGTCCCGATCCCTACCGGGTGGCCCTGGAGCAACTGGCGGCGCTGGAGCCGCTGGCCACACAGACGCCCGTCAAGCCCTTCTATGTGGCGCTGGCCGACGTGCTGCGCGGCTATCTGGAAGATCGCCTGGCGCTTCCGGCCCGCCACCTGACCACGCATGAACTCATCGCTCACCTCGAGCGGCATCCCTCCCGGCACGTGGCCGGGCTGGCCGTGCCGATCCGACAGGTGCTCGAAACGGCCGATCTGGTCAAATTCGCCGGCCGCACCTATCCGCCCGAGTACAACCGCCAGGTGCTGGCCGTCACCCGCACCCTGATCGAGCGGCTGGAACTGAGCGTCCAGGTCGGCGCTTCGACCCCGTCGGACGGTTCACCCATGCACGCAGTCCGATCCGGAAAGTCATGAGTAAAGAAACCTTCGCCTTCCCTCCGGAACTGATCGAACGGCTGGCGCGGGCGCGCTCGGTGGCCGTGCTGACGGGGGCGGGCATCAGCGCCGAAAGTGGCGTGCCGACGTTCCGCGACCCCGGCGGCCTCTGGGAACGCTTTCGCCCCGAGGAACTGGCCAACGTGCAGGCTTTCCTGCGCAACCCCGATCTCGTGCAGCGCTGGTACGCCTATCGCCGCAGGCTCGTGCGCGAAGTGGAGCCCAACCCGGGGCATTATGCGCTGGTGGAGCTGGAACGCATGGTGCCAGACTTCACGCTCATCACGCAGAACGTGGACAACCTGCACCGCCGGGCCGGGAGCCAGCGCGTCGTGGAACTGCACGGCAACCTGCTGCGCAGCTACTGCATCGACTGCGGCCGCCCGGCCGACGAAGTGGATCTGGAAGCGGCCGCCGAAGGCAAGCCCGCCCGTTGTCCGACCTGCGGCGGGCTGATCCGGCCGGACGTGGTCTGGTTCGGCGAAATGCTCCCGGAAGAAGCCCTGGCCGAAGCCTACGCTGCCTGCGAACGGGCCGAGGTGTTTCTGAGCGTCGGCACCAGCGCCGTGGTTTATCCGGCCGCCGGGCTCCCGCTCGAAGCGAAGCGGGCCGGCGCCTATGTGGCCGAAATCAACCTGCAGCCCAGTGCCATCGCGGACGAAATGGATGCGCTGCTGCTGGGCAAGGCCGGCGAGATCCTGCCCGCGCTCGTCGCAGCCGTCCGCCAGGCACGCAATGCCGGCTGATACGATTTTCGGGAAAACATAGTGCATGTGGGAAAGCAAGGGCGCACACGACGGTGCGCCCCTACAGATCCTTGACGTAGGGGCGGACCCCTGTGTCCGCCCGATCATACCCGTCGGATCACGTCCGCCACACGGGGTGTGGCACCCTCAGGCACCAGTTCAGCGATCCCTTATCAGCAATCACCTCGCAGAACAAAAAAAGCCCTGACCAACGCCAGGGCCTTCGTTCAAGACAGCGCCATGGTTCAACTGGTCGCCTGAACGGCTTCGACGCGGGTGATCTCGGGAACGGCCCGCTTGAGCACCTGTTCAATCCCGGCGCGAAGCGTCATCAGGCTCATGGGACAGGTGCCGCAGGCGCCCAGCAATTCCAGCTCGACCACGTAGTCTTCGGTCACGTTCAGCAGCCGCACCGATCCGCCGTCGGTCATCAGATAGGGGCGGATCATGTCGAGCGCTTCTTCGATGCGGCGATGGAGTTCCGGGTCGTCGGGCGCCAGCGGTCCGGTCGTGTGGGTGGTTTTCGTATCGGCCATGATGCGCACAGTTGCGTCTGCTGCTTTCAGAAAAACCCCTTAGCCGACGAATTGTTGCCGGTTTAGCGATAGAGGATCTCGACCCGCTGCGTCGGGGGCTGCTCGGCGTTGCGCAGGTTGACCTGTTCGACCACCTGCTCGGCCAGCCGGTAGAATGCCCTGGCCGAGGCGCTTTCGGGTTCGGCCAGCACGATCGGTTTGCCGAGGTCGCCGCCCTCGCGCACGGCTTCTTCGATGGGGATTTCGCCCAGGAAGGGCACGTCCAGCTCCTCGGCCAGCCGACGGGCCCCTCCGCGCCCGAAGATGTAGTATTTGCGGTCGGGTAGATCCGGCGGCGAGAAATAGGCCATGTTTTCGACGATGCCCAGCACGGGCACCTGCACGTTGTGGAACATGGCCACGCCCTTGCGGGCGTCGGCCAGTGCCACCGGCTGCGGGGTCGAGACGATGACGGCGCCGGTCAGTGCGATGGACTGGACGATGGTCAGCGGCACGTCGCCCGTGCCCGGCGGCAGGTCGAGGATCAGGTAGTCGAGCTCACCCCAGTCGGCTTCGCCCAGAAACTGGCGCAGCGCCTTGGCCACCATGGGACCGCGCCAGATGACAGCCTGCTCGGGATCGACGATGAAGCCCATCGAGAGCAGGCGCACGTTGTGCCGCACCAGCGGCACAATCTTGCGCTGCTCGTTGACGCGCGGCTTTTCGTCGCGCACGCCGAACATGGTGGGCACCGACGGCCCGTAGATGTCGGCGTCGAGCAGGCCCACGTCGTAGCCCTGCTGCGCCAGCGCCACGGCCAGGTTGACGGCCACCGTGCTTTTGCCCACGCCGCCCTTCCCGGAGGCCACCGCGATGAAGTTCAGCACGCCTTCGGGTTGCACCGACGGCATGGGGCCGCCGCCTTGCACCTCCAGACCGATCATCTCGGTGTCGGCGTCGATCTGCACCGCCAGCTCCGGCCCGAAGGCTTCCTGCAACAACTTCCGGCACTGCTCGGGTGCCTGACGGGCGAAGTCGGTATCGGGCCGTTTGAAGACCAGCGTAAACGAAACGCGGCCGTCTTCCACACGCAGGTTCCGCACCATCTTGAGCCGCACGATGTCGCGGCCGCGCTCCGGCTCGACGACGCGCGCGAGCACGTGCAGCACTTCCTGAGGGGTGGGCATGGCGCTACAGTTTCTGGCTTGTTCGGGGTGGCGCGAGTGGGACCGCAGCCTGCGCGAATTGTTCCGTTTCAGCGACGGGCCAGATGGCGAAGGATCAGTCCGTGCCGCAGCCCGAAAGGGCTGACGTGGCAGACCTTCCAGCCGCCCCATACCATGACCTCGTGCAGCAGCAGCGCGCCCATCGGCAGCACATCGGCCCGGCCGGCCAGCAGTTCGGGCCAGAGCGCCCGCACGGCTTCGGTCGGCATCTGCAGCAATCGGTCGCGCCAGGCGGCCACCGCAGCGCGCGTCAACGCGATCGGCGCCCGGAGCGGAAAGCGGCGCGCCTCCAGCGCGGCCAGCGACACGCAGGTACCGGCCACCCCCACCAGCACCGGTGCGGAAGGCGGGGTGATTGCGGCCAGCGCTTCCCGGATCTGGCGCTGCGCTTCGGCAACGGCCTCAGGCGGTGGGGGCATTCCCGAAAAACAGCGTTCGGTCAGGCGCACCGTGCCGAGCGGGAGGCTGCGGGCAAACGTAATGGCGACGGTACCGTCAGGCCGACGCGTGCCCGCCACCAGCTCGGTCGAGCCGCCGCCGATGTCCACGGCCAGGCAGGGCCCTTCGGGCAGGCCGGGGGCGGCCAGCGCACCGGCCAGGCTCCACCGGGCTTCCTCATCGCCGGAGATCACTTCGAGCTCGACGCCCAGCACTTCGCGCACCACTTCGGCCACAGCCTGCGCGTTACGGGCTTCGCGCGTGGCACTGGTAGCCGCCACGATGCAGGCTTCGACGGCATGCGCCCGGAGCGCGTCGCGATAGGATTCCAGCGTGCGGTGGAGTCGCTCCAGCGCAGCCAGGCTGATCGTGCCGGTACGCTCCAGTCCTTCTCCCAACCGCACGAACCGCTCGGCCTCGTAGCGGGGTTGCAGCCGCCCGTCGGCCACCTCGGCGATGAGCAGCAGGGCCGTATTGGTGCCCAGGTCGATCGCGGCCAGCCGCACGGTTTCAGACCGTTCGTTTCAGCATGACGGCCCACCAGGCATTTTCCATTGCCTCGTGAACGGGCTCCAGGTCGTGCGCGGCCGCCGTCTCCAGCATCAGCTCGCGCTCCTCGCGCAGCAGGCCCGAGAGCAGCACGTAGCCGGTGGGGCGTACCTTTTCCCGAAAAGCCGGCAGCAGCTCGCAGAGCACGCGCCGGTGAATGTTGGCGAGAATCAGATCGAAGTCGCGCTCGGGCACCACCTCGATGGATCCCTGTCGGAATTCGACGCGGTCGGCCACGCCGTTGCGGGCGAAGTTTTCCTGCGCATTTTCGGCCGCCCAGGGATCGATGTCGAACGCAATGGCCGAGCCGGCCCCCAGCTTCAGCGCGGCAATGGTCAGAATGCCCGTTCCGGTGCCGGCGTCGAGCACCCGGGCGCCCGGCTCCACGCAGTCGGGCAGCATCTGCAGCAGCAGACGCGTACTTTCGTGGTAGCCGGTGCCGAAGCTCATTTTCGGATCGATCTCCAGCACGATGTGCGTGGCGTAGGCCTCGGGCACGGCATGCCAGCTCGGCTTGATCAGAAACGGTCCGACCGCGATGGGCTGCAGCTGCGACTCCCAGCGGGCGTTCCAGTTTTCCGGCTCGATCGTGCGCACCTCGATCTCGTCGGGCAGTCCCTGACGACGCAGCAGGTCGCGCACGGCTTCCCGGACGGCCGCCCGCCACTGGGAGGCCGGCATGTAGGCTTTCAGGTGATCGGGTTCTTCCCAGAAGGCCTCGAAACCCAGCGCGTCGAGCTGAATGACCAGCGGATCGTGGAGCGCCTCGGGCACAGGCAGTACAACCTCGATCGTGGGTTCACTGATCGAGACGCTCAATTCGGAGTCCCCAGGCTTCGGGTTCATCGGGTGCCGGATATTCGAACTGTCCATAGGCATGCGAAAAATCGGTCCGAAAATGCGCCGTGTAGGAGCCGGGCGGCAGCGTCAGCGTCGTGTCGGCCAGCCGGTTACGCGCATCACCACCGGCCGGGCGTGTGTGTTCCCAGGTCATCTCCCAGACGACCTCGCCCGTGCCGGTGCGTTCGATCCAGCCGTAATCGTACCGTCCGCTGATCGACAGTTCGCCCACCGCCCGGATGCGCAGCCGCGTGGGCCGGTCTAAAGTAAACGCCTGAACGCGATGTTCGTTGTTGCCGACGCGGGTCAGATCGACGAGCACCCGACCGGCAGGCAGCGGCGCGACGGTCGTGGTCGGCGGGCTTTCGGATGCCGACGGGGCCGCCTCGGTCGCCACCTGCAACGCCTCCAGACCGGGCGCAAGCACGAAGAGCGTCACGCCCCAGCGTTCGGGATGCTCGGGCTGTCCGTTGCGCCAGTCGCCGTAGGCGTGCGAGTCGTCCGTGCGGTAGTGCAGCGTGTAGCGGCCGGGCCCGAGCACGAGCGCGGCAATTTCCAGGCGGTTGTTGGGATGGCCGCCGGCCGGGACCGAGCGAGCGCGACGCATTTCCCAGACAACGACGCCCGTGCTGTCGGTCAGCCAGGCATAGTCGTAGCGGCGATTGCGGGTGCCCAGCTCGCCCAGCGCATAGAGCAGGACCGACACGCTGTCGGCCGCGACGAAGTCGGCGCGGCGATTTTCATCGTTGCCGACGGCCGTCAGTTGCAGGACAGGCTGCAGCTGCTCCCAGGGATCGAAAAGGGCCACGCTTGTGTCTTCCGGATGCATCCGCCAGAGCGTCAGCCCCCAGGCGGCCGGATCGAGGGGCGGATTGAAGCGCCAGTTGCCGAAGGCGTGGGCGTCGTCGGTCTGAAACCAGGCGCGATAGAGGCCGGGCGCCAGCGTCAGCGTGTCCAGCACCTGTCGGTTGCCGCGCCAGCCACCGGCCGGGCGGGTCTGCGCGTAGGTCATCTCCCAGACGCGCCGGCCTTCGGGAAGCAGCTCGATCCATCCGTAGTCGGCCGGCTCCGGGTCGAACTCGCCTACCGCATAAAGGCGGACGCGCGTGGGGGCCTGCACCTCCAGCAGCGCCATGCGGGCCATGGCCGAAGGCATGGGTGCGGCGGTCCAGAGCAGCGCCGGTCCGCCGGGAGGCAGTGGCCGATCGTCTTCCAGTCGAAGCGCGGCCACGTCGTCCAGCACCCGAAAGCGCAGCGTCCAGTCGCGGCGGCTGCGTGCCCAGGGCGCTTCGGGCGAGAGCCAGGCCCAGAAACCGGTGCGGCGCGGCACGTCGCCCTGCGTGGTGAAAAAGACTTCGTAGCGGCCGGGCGCCAAGCGAAGCGTATCGCGCACCCGGAAGCGCAGCGACTCGGTGCCGGGCGGCGGTTGCATCTGCCAGACGACGTGCCGATCGGCCGTGCGCAGCAGCCAGCCATAGGCGGCCGGTGCCGCTTCTTGCCCTTCGCCCGATCGGGCCCCGACGCCTTCCAGCACCAACCGGACCGGACGCGCGACCACCAGCACGCGGTGGTACAGGGCACCCGGCGCCATGTCGGCAAACACGACGACCTCACCGGCCGGATGTGCCCGTCGCTGGCAGGCACGCAGGCCCACCAGCAACGCCAGCAACACCAGCACGACAAGCTGCCAGCGGATAAGCGTGGTTCGCGACATGGCAGGGCCTCACCGGTTCGGGATCGGGCGTACGCGCACCGTCGGCCAAAAGTTACAACGACGTATACGCGCCGCCCTGCCCCTGGCGTTGTATTGATCAGAAAAAAAGCGTAACAAAGGCCCGCCGTTTTCAGTATGATGCAGACGACCGCGCACAGGCGGGCTTCGGATCGAGATTGCTTCGCGCCACGGAATTTTTCAGGTCTGCATGATACGCAACGTGACGATTCCTTCGCTGCAGCAGACGGAGATGCTGCTTCAGCAACGGCGCACCCGCCTGTTTCTGCTGTTGCCGTTCTTCGGGACCGGCTACATTCTGTCGGTCGTCTTCCATCTGCTGACCTGGAAGTCGGGCACGCCGCCCTCGACCTGGGTCCGTCTGTTCTACTACGACGGGCTCATGCTGATCACCTACGGCGCGTTGTGGCTGCTGCTCTGGGGCGAGACGCACCAGCGCGGCACCTCCCCGACGCGCACGTTCTGGAGTCTGACCGTCGCCTCGCTGCTTTTCCTGGGGCTTGGCTATCTGGTGCTGCGCATCGGCCGTCCGTCCGGCGATCTGGCTCTGTCGGCGCCGGTCACCGGCTTCGCCTACGAGACGGGCGTGCCGCTGACCTGGGCGGCCGTCGTGCAGATGAACGTGCTGGCCCTGCTCGAGGCGCTGCTGGCCTTCTGGCTGCTGCTGCAACTTCGGGGGCTGGTCCTGTTCAAACGCACGCGCCAGAGCGAGCGGAGCTGGCGCTGGATGCTGATCACCATGGCCGGCTCGGCCCTGCTGGTCGATCTGTTCCAGCCGGGCGAATTCGTGCTGGCGCTGCTGCTGAGCCTGCCGGTCGGGCTCATGCTGCGCAATGCCTTTCGCGTCGCCTGGATCCTGTATCTCACCTTCCGCCAGAAGCTGCTGAACCTGGGGCTGACCGTGCTGGCCACCGGCGCACTGTCGGGCACGCTGGCCTTTACCAGCGGCCCGGCCCACGAATACGTCTGGCACTACAGCCCGGCCCTGAGCAGCTTTGTCAACCTGAGCCTGGCCTTTGGTATTCTCTATCTGGTCACCTCATTTCTGTCGCTGCTCTTTCACCTGCCCACGACGGGCGCCTTTCAGCGGAAGGTGGACGAACTGGCCGCGCTCCATGCGCTGATGCAGATGGTCAGCCAGGTGTTCGACGTGGAGCGGCTGACCGAGACGATCGTCCGGCTGCCGGTCGAAGCCGGCGTGGCGCAGGCCGCCTGGCTGGCCCTGCCGGACTTTCAGACGACGTTCCGGCCCCGGATCGTGGCGGCTTACAACCTGCCGGAAGGTCAGACCCCGGAGGCACTCGTGGACATCGAAGCGCTCTATCAGGAGGTGGCTTCCCGGCGACAGTTTCTGCTGCTGGAGCAGGCGCTGACCGATCACCGGGTGCGGGCTCGGCCGGAGCACGGCATCGGTAGCCTGCTGGTCGTGCCGCTGATTGCCCGCAACGAGCTGCTGGGTGTGCTGTTCGTCACGCGCGAGGTGGCCTACGGCTTCGAGCAGGACGACGTCGAGGCCATCTCGGTGTTTGCCACGCAGGCGGCCCTCGCCCTCGACAACGCCCGCCTGCTCAGCGAACGTCTGGAAAAGGAACGCCTGGCGCGCGAGCTGGCCATCGCACGCGACGTGCAGCGCCGCCTGCTCCCCCAGCAACTTCCCCGACTTCCCGGCCTGCAGATCGTGGCCTCCAGCGTCCCGGCCCAGGAAGTGGGCGGCGACTACTACGACCTGCTCCAGCTCGACAACCATCGGCTGGCCTTCATCGTGGCCGACGTGGCCGGCAAGGGGACCTCGGCCGCCTTCTACATGGCCGAACTGCAGGGCATCTTCCGGGCCCTGAGCCCGCTCAACCCCGATCCGGTGGTTTTTCTGACCCAGGCCAACCAGGCGCTTTTCGAAACGCTGGAGCGTAAGGCGTTCATTTCGGCCGTTTATGGCGTGTTCGATGTGGCAAAAGGCACGGTGACGCTGGCCCGCGCCGGTCATCCGCCCCCGATTCTCCTGCGCCCACACGCACCGCCGCGTCTGCTTCGACTCCAGGGATTGGGGCTGGGACTGGACCGGGGCGAACTCTTTTGCCGCACGCTGCAGCCCTGTACGCTCTCGCTCCAGGCCGGCGACCGCCTGCTGCTGTACACCGACGGTCTGATCGAAAGCCGCAACGACCGAGGCGAAGCCTTCGGCTAC contains these protein-coding regions:
- a CDS encoding class I SAM-dependent methyltransferase, translating into MRKNDRQRWQLAQRYERDWWQHVADRTDLRYYRTYAKDLIRRIAPFFTIHQDTRILEVGSGAAGIVTHLPSGYRHAIDPLEDFFSSVEKFRKYRDPQVVYHRGMGEALPFENESFDLVIMDNVLDHCQDPVQVIAEIHRVLVPGGCFYFRQNIYHRWGKFVRFWIELLRIDKGHPYTFSLRDIHALVGRAGFEVLLCERRGYWTAWKRDLSSRRLKDKAKALLLISRDVVTLFLQKRVP
- a CDS encoding DUF58 domain-containing protein produces the protein MIPRELFQKIRRLEVRTRGLVDSLFGGEYHTAFKGQGITFAEVRPYQIGDDVRTIDWNVSARMGAPYVKLFEEEREQTLLLVVDVSGSQGFGVRGRTKRELAAEICAVLGFSALRNHDRVGLLLFSDRIEAFVPPRKGRRHVLRLVRDLYACRPGSTRTDLRVALDYLMRVLHRRAIILLLSDFLDMPDFERPLRALARRHDVVALQLQDSVEQTWPAVGLVELVDAETGRRRWIDTRSARVRAHLAEQARRRQAELEACFRRLQIDHVCLRTDADYVEPLLAFFHRRNRRR
- a CDS encoding SIR2 family NAD-dependent protein deacylase, which translates into the protein MSKETFAFPPELIERLARARSVAVLTGAGISAESGVPTFRDPGGLWERFRPEELANVQAFLRNPDLVQRWYAYRRRLVREVEPNPGHYALVELERMVPDFTLITQNVDNLHRRAGSQRVVELHGNLLRSYCIDCGRPADEVDLEAAAEGKPARCPTCGGLIRPDVVWFGEMLPEEALAEAYAACERAEVFLSVGTSAVVYPAAGLPLEAKRAGAYVAEINLQPSAIADEMDALLLGKAGEILPALVAAVRQARNAG
- a CDS encoding NifU family protein, with the protein product MADTKTTHTTGPLAPDDPELHRRIEEALDMIRPYLMTDGGSVRLLNVTEDYVVELELLGACGTCPMSLMTLRAGIEQVLKRAVPEITRVEAVQATS
- a CDS encoding Mrp/NBP35 family ATP-binding protein, whose translation is MPTPQEVLHVLARVVEPERGRDIVRLKMVRNLRVEDGRVSFTLVFKRPDTDFARQAPEQCRKLLQEAFGPELAVQIDADTEMIGLEVQGGGPMPSVQPEGVLNFIAVASGKGGVGKSTVAVNLAVALAQQGYDVGLLDADIYGPSVPTMFGVRDEKPRVNEQRKIVPLVRHNVRLLSMGFIVDPEQAVIWRGPMVAKALRQFLGEADWGELDYLILDLPPGTGDVPLTIVQSIALTGAVIVSTPQPVALADARKGVAMFHNVQVPVLGIVENMAYFSPPDLPDRKYYIFGRGGARRLAEELDVPFLGEIPIEEAVREGGDLGKPIVLAEPESASARAFYRLAEQVVEQVNLRNAEQPPTQRVEILYR
- a CDS encoding diol dehydratase reactivase ATPase-like domain-containing protein, with protein sequence MRLAAIDLGTNTALLLIAEVADGRLQPRYEAERFVRLGEGLERTGTISLAALERLHRTLESYRDALRAHAVEACIVAATSATREARNAQAVAEVVREVLGVELEVISGDEEARWSLAGALAAPGLPEGPCLAVDIGGGSTELVAGTRRPDGTVAITFARSLPLGTVRLTERCFSGMPPPPEAVAEAQRQIREALAAITPPSAPVLVGVAGTCVSLAALEARRFPLRAPIALTRAAVAAWRDRLLQMPTEAVRALWPELLAGRADVLPMGALLLHEVMVWGGWKVCHVSPFGLRHGLILRHLARR
- the prmA gene encoding 50S ribosomal protein L11 methyltransferase; protein product: MNPKPGDSELSVSISEPTIEVVLPVPEALHDPLVIQLDALGFEAFWEEPDHLKAYMPASQWRAAVREAVRDLLRRQGLPDEIEVRTIEPENWNARWESQLQPIAVGPFLIKPSWHAVPEAYATHIVLEIDPKMSFGTGYHESTRLLLQMLPDCVEPGARVLDAGTGTGILTIAALKLGAGSAIAFDIDPWAAENAQENFARNGVADRVEFRQGSIEVVPERDFDLILANIHRRVLCELLPAFREKVRPTGYVLLSGLLREERELMLETAAAHDLEPVHEAMENAWWAVMLKRTV
- a CDS encoding PP2C family protein-serine/threonine phosphatase, with amino-acid sequence MIRNVTIPSLQQTEMLLQQRRTRLFLLLPFFGTGYILSVVFHLLTWKSGTPPSTWVRLFYYDGLMLITYGALWLLLWGETHQRGTSPTRTFWSLTVASLLFLGLGYLVLRIGRPSGDLALSAPVTGFAYETGVPLTWAAVVQMNVLALLEALLAFWLLLQLRGLVLFKRTRQSERSWRWMLITMAGSALLVDLFQPGEFVLALLLSLPVGLMLRNAFRVAWILYLTFRQKLLNLGLTVLATGALSGTLAFTSGPAHEYVWHYSPALSSFVNLSLAFGILYLVTSFLSLLFHLPTTGAFQRKVDELAALHALMQMVSQVFDVERLTETIVRLPVEAGVAQAAWLALPDFQTTFRPRIVAAYNLPEGQTPEALVDIEALYQEVASRRQFLLLEQALTDHRVRARPEHGIGSLLVVPLIARNELLGVLFVTREVAYGFEQDDVEAISVFATQAALALDNARLLSERLEKERLARELAIARDVQRRLLPQQLPRLPGLQIVASSVPAQEVGGDYYDLLQLDNHRLAFIVADVAGKGTSAAFYMAELQGIFRALSPLNPDPVVFLTQANQALFETLERKAFISAVYGVFDVAKGTVTLARAGHPPPILLRPHAPPRLLRLQGLGLGLDRGELFCRTLQPCTLSLQAGDRLLLYTDGLIESRNDRGEAFGYDRLLQTLEAHARDTAVSLHRHLLEALAQFTGHPAYDDDLTLVIFQWQEVPMLQEARNRQDMQAQTAGASASTAQPSQPSKQAP